One stretch of Hymenobacter chitinivorans DSM 11115 DNA includes these proteins:
- a CDS encoding type III PLP-dependent enzyme domain-containing protein: protein MDTYHDLISQTFDFPTQEFHVEQNELRFHDIDLMALVEKYGTPLRLTYLPKISSQIQRAKEWFRVGIEKTDYQGQYSYAYCTKASHFSFVVEEALKNGVHIETSSWFDTNIIRAMYDKGRVTKDTYIICNGFKPEAYKSEITRLINDGFVNCMPILDSPNEVEYYHDNVREKCNLGMRLASDEEPRFQFYTSRLGIRYADAIPLYEQKIKDDPRFELTMLHYFINTGIKDTSYYWSELSRFVHKYCELRKVCPTLTTIDIGGGLPIQTSIQKEYDYPYMIEEILRTIKRICSEEGVPEPHIFTEFGIFTVGESGATIYSILDEKLQNDKELWYMIDGSFITNLPDTWALNQRFIMLALNGWEKKYKKIQLGGLTCDSQDYYNAEKHIYQVFLPERKPATDAQPLYVGFFHTGAYQESLSGYGGIKHCLIPAPKMVILDRDADGNLTDRVFAEQQEGESMMRILGYQN, encoded by the coding sequence ATGGATACCTACCACGACCTGATTTCCCAGACCTTTGATTTTCCGACCCAGGAGTTTCACGTCGAGCAGAACGAGCTGCGCTTCCACGACATCGACCTGATGGCCCTGGTCGAGAAGTACGGCACGCCGCTGCGCCTCACCTACCTGCCCAAAATATCGTCCCAGATTCAGCGGGCCAAGGAGTGGTTCCGGGTCGGCATCGAGAAAACCGATTACCAGGGCCAGTACTCCTACGCCTACTGCACCAAGGCCTCCCACTTCAGCTTCGTGGTGGAAGAAGCCCTGAAAAACGGCGTCCACATCGAAACTTCGTCCTGGTTCGACACCAACATCATCCGGGCCATGTACGACAAGGGCCGGGTGACCAAGGACACCTACATCATCTGCAACGGCTTTAAGCCCGAGGCCTACAAGTCGGAAATTACGCGGCTCATCAACGACGGGTTCGTGAACTGCATGCCCATCCTGGACTCGCCCAACGAGGTGGAGTACTACCACGACAACGTGCGCGAGAAGTGCAACCTGGGCATGCGCCTGGCTTCCGACGAGGAGCCGCGCTTCCAGTTCTACACCTCCCGCCTGGGCATCCGCTACGCCGACGCCATTCCGCTCTACGAGCAGAAAATCAAGGATGACCCGCGCTTCGAGCTCACGATGCTGCACTACTTCATCAACACCGGCATCAAGGACACGTCTTACTATTGGTCGGAGCTGAGCCGCTTCGTGCACAAGTACTGCGAGCTGCGCAAGGTGTGCCCCACCCTAACGACCATCGACATCGGCGGCGGTTTGCCCATTCAAACTTCCATTCAGAAGGAGTACGACTACCCCTACATGATTGAGGAGATTCTGCGCACTATCAAGCGGATCTGCAGCGAGGAAGGCGTGCCCGAGCCCCACATTTTCACCGAGTTCGGCATTTTCACCGTCGGTGAGTCGGGCGCTACCATCTACAGCATTCTGGACGAGAAGCTGCAGAACGACAAGGAGCTCTGGTACATGATTGACGGCTCGTTTATCACCAACCTGCCCGATACCTGGGCTCTGAATCAGCGCTTCATTATGCTGGCCCTCAACGGCTGGGAAAAGAAGTACAAGAAGATTCAGCTCGGCGGCCTGACCTGCGACTCTCAGGACTACTACAATGCCGAAAAGCACATCTACCAGGTGTTTTTGCCCGAGCGCAAGCCCGCCACCGACGCCCAGCCGCTCTACGTGGGCTTCTTCCACACCGGGGCCTACCAGGAAAGCCTCTCGGGCTACGGCGGCATCAAGCACTGCCTGATTCCGGCCCCGAAAATGGTGATTCTGGACCGCGACGCCGACGGCAACCTCACCGACCGGGTGTTTGCCGAGCAGCAGGAAGGCGAATCGATGATGCGGATTCTGGGCTACCAGAATTAA
- a CDS encoding polyprenol monophosphomannose synthase, whose product MNDGLVLIPTYNERENAELIIRKVFSLPKGFDVLIIDDGSPDGTAEVVRGLQQEFPDRLFLEERSGKLGLGTAYIHGFRWALARNYQYVFEMDADFSHNPDDLIRLYQACATDGYDLAIGSRYIQGVNVVNWPMDRVLMSWFASAYVRLVTGMPIADATAGFKCYTARVLRTIPLDRIRFVGYAFQIEMKWLAYKYGFRIKEVPIIFTDRTRGTSKMTKGIFQEALFGVVQMKLSSLFRSFDRAAGPSPESTIPAPAATPARETR is encoded by the coding sequence ATGAATGACGGGCTCGTCCTGATACCAACCTATAATGAGCGGGAAAACGCGGAGCTGATTATCCGCAAGGTGTTTTCTCTGCCCAAAGGCTTCGACGTGCTCATCATCGACGATGGCTCGCCTGATGGCACGGCCGAGGTGGTGCGCGGCCTGCAGCAGGAATTTCCCGACCGCCTTTTTCTGGAAGAGCGCAGCGGCAAGCTGGGTCTGGGCACAGCCTACATTCACGGGTTTCGGTGGGCCCTGGCGCGCAACTACCAGTACGTGTTTGAGATGGACGCCGACTTCTCGCATAACCCCGACGACCTGATTCGCCTCTACCAGGCCTGCGCCACCGACGGCTACGATCTGGCCATTGGCTCGCGCTACATTCAGGGCGTCAACGTGGTGAACTGGCCCATGGACCGGGTACTCATGTCCTGGTTTGCCTCGGCCTACGTGCGCCTGGTCACCGGCATGCCCATTGCCGACGCCACGGCCGGCTTTAAGTGCTACACCGCCCGGGTGCTGCGCACTATTCCGCTGGACCGCATCCGCTTTGTGGGCTACGCCTTCCAGATTGAGATGAAGTGGCTGGCCTACAAATACGGCTTCCGCATCAAGGAAGTGCCGATTATCTTCACCGACCGCACCCGGGGCACGTCCAAGATGACCAAGGGCATCTTCCAGGAAGCCCTGTTCGGAGTGGTACAAATGAAGCTCAGCAGCCTGTTTCGGTCGTTTGACCGGGCTGCCGGACCAAGCCCGGAATCAACCATTCCGGCACCGGCCGCAACCCCGGCCCGCGAAACCCGGTAA
- a CDS encoding LOG family protein produces the protein MKSVAVYCGASPGFNEVYRQQADLMGQELAQRGITLVYGGGRVGLMGAVADSVIRNGGKSIGVIPDFLADKELAHRGLTELHVVKSMHERKLLMADLAEGFIAMPGGFGTLEELFEVLTWGQLGLHKKPSGVFNVQGFYNHQLQFLDHMVTEGFLRPENRAQLQQDDSPAGLLDKMLAYVPTDLEKWLTEKRT, from the coding sequence ATGAAAAGCGTTGCCGTTTACTGCGGGGCCAGCCCCGGATTCAATGAAGTGTACCGCCAGCAGGCCGACCTGATGGGGCAGGAGCTGGCCCAGCGCGGCATCACGCTGGTGTACGGCGGGGGCCGGGTGGGTTTGATGGGCGCCGTGGCCGACAGCGTCATCCGTAACGGCGGCAAGAGCATCGGCGTCATTCCCGACTTTCTGGCCGACAAGGAGCTGGCCCACCGGGGGCTGACCGAGCTGCACGTCGTGAAAAGCATGCACGAGCGGAAGCTGCTGATGGCCGACCTGGCCGAGGGCTTTATTGCCATGCCCGGCGGCTTCGGCACCCTGGAAGAGCTGTTTGAGGTCCTGACCTGGGGGCAGCTGGGGCTGCACAAAAAGCCCAGCGGAGTCTTCAACGTGCAGGGCTTCTACAACCACCAGCTGCAGTTTCTGGACCACATGGTAACCGAAGGCTTCCTGCGGCCCGAAAACCGCGCCCAGCTCCAGCAGGACGACTCACCCGCCGGCCTGCTCGACAAGATGCTGGCCTACGTGCCCACCGACCTGGAAAAGTGGCTGACCGAGAAGCGCACCTAG
- the hemG gene encoding protoporphyrinogen oxidase gives MRIAILGGGISGLTLAFYLQRAGVAYDLFEASPRPGGNIRSEHHDGYLLETGPNSLQLSDELSELLDHLGLTDQLQDTAAVSANRYVLRAGKYQKLPASPPGLLLNGFFSLKAKLNILRELRRPAQKPDPTETLADFFRRRFGSEIVDYALNPFISGIYAGDPEQLLVHKTFPKMVELEQTYGSVLKGLAKSGTPGTRRRIVSLRDGLQTLPNTLAAQLTHAHFGAAVTKLTRTTNGQYTLETSGDQSLPAYDALVLALPTYAAAPLLQPLFAAAAAALQAVYHPPMTAVYTAYHRADVTHPLDGFGALHPKVEQPYAAGSIWTSSIYPNRVPDGHVLFTTFVGGTQYEAQARQPAEQQLQQVHAELSRFYGIRAVQPLWQYRYSWERAIPQFDHRIVAAHAAADALVAEGIYSTANWRAGVGVPDCIRHARALAEKITEGAN, from the coding sequence ATGCGGATTGCAATTCTTGGGGGCGGTATTTCGGGCCTGACCCTGGCCTTTTACCTGCAGCGGGCCGGCGTGGCCTACGACCTGTTTGAGGCTAGTCCCCGGCCCGGTGGCAATATCCGCTCCGAACACCACGACGGCTATCTGCTCGAAACTGGCCCCAACTCCCTGCAGCTCAGCGACGAACTTAGCGAGTTGCTCGACCATCTGGGCCTCACCGACCAGCTCCAGGACACCGCCGCCGTGAGTGCCAACCGCTACGTGCTGCGCGCGGGCAAGTACCAGAAGCTGCCTGCCTCCCCGCCTGGCCTGCTGCTGAACGGCTTTTTCAGCCTGAAGGCCAAGCTCAACATCCTGCGGGAGCTGCGCCGCCCGGCCCAGAAGCCCGACCCGACCGAAACCCTGGCCGACTTTTTCCGCCGCCGCTTCGGTTCCGAAATAGTGGACTACGCCCTGAACCCGTTTATTTCGGGCATCTACGCCGGCGACCCGGAGCAGCTGCTCGTGCACAAAACCTTTCCTAAAATGGTGGAGCTGGAGCAGACGTACGGTTCGGTGCTCAAGGGGCTGGCCAAGAGCGGCACGCCCGGCACCCGCCGCCGCATCGTGTCCCTGCGCGACGGGCTGCAAACCCTACCCAACACCCTGGCCGCTCAGCTGACCCACGCCCACTTTGGGGCGGCCGTAACCAAGCTTACGCGCACGACGAATGGTCAGTACACGCTCGAAACGAGCGGTGACCAAAGCTTGCCGGCCTACGACGCACTGGTGCTGGCCCTGCCCACGTACGCGGCGGCGCCGCTGCTACAGCCCCTGTTTGCCGCAGCTGCCGCGGCCCTGCAAGCCGTGTACCACCCGCCGATGACGGCCGTGTATACGGCTTACCACCGCGCCGACGTTACCCACCCGCTCGACGGTTTCGGGGCCCTGCACCCCAAGGTGGAGCAGCCCTACGCCGCCGGCAGCATCTGGACCAGCTCCATCTACCCGAATCGGGTGCCCGACGGACACGTTTTGTTTACCACGTTTGTTGGGGGTACGCAGTATGAGGCTCAGGCCCGGCAACCGGCCGAGCAGCAGCTACAGCAAGTGCACGCCGAGCTAAGCCGCTTCTACGGTATTCGGGCCGTGCAACCCCTGTGGCAATACCGGTACTCTTGGGAGCGGGCCATTCCGCAGTTCGACCACCGCATTGTGGCCGCCCACGCGGCGGCCGATGCCCTGGTGGCGGAAGGCATTTACAGCACGGCCAACTGGCGGGCCGGCGTGGGCGTGCCCGACTGTATTCGCCACGCCCGGGCCCTGGCGGAAAAAATTACGGAGGGCGCAAACTGA
- the argS gene encoding arginine--tRNA ligase has product MQQLEQDIRAALSAAIQQVFGVTVGPDQLVIQPTRKEFAGSFTLVTFSLTKALGKGPEQIGQGLGEWLTANEPRISGFNVVKGFLNLEVADQQWLSLFQGLVQQPDGTPVPTGGPQNVVVEYSSPNTNKPLHLGHLRNNFLGYSVAEILKATGATVSKVNLVNDRGIHICKSMLGYQRFGHAETPQSDGIKGDHLVGKYYVLFEKHYREQVQQLVAEGVAEDKAKASAPLMLEARDMLQKWEAGDEEVVSLWRQMNGWVYEGHNATYAAIGVDFDKFYYESGTYLLGKERVQEGLDRGLFYRKEDGSTWVDLAAEGLDQKILLRSDGTSVYLTQDLGTAELKYADFHYDSSIYVIADEQNYHMQVLQATLQKLEKPYAAAIHHLSYGMVDLPTGKMKTREGTVVDADELVREVVEAAQAATLEKGKIEGLTDDEQAQLFHTLGLGALKYYLLKVDPKKRMLFNPEESVSLEGHTGPFIQYSHARIAQLRRKAEQLGVTVGTDFSSLGDLQKSEREMIEELARYATVVTEAARTFSPAIVAQYAYDLAKAYNRFYAEVQVLQEPDEAKRAFRVALSVQTGRAIKASMKLLGIEVPERM; this is encoded by the coding sequence GTGCAACAACTCGAACAGGACATCAGAGCGGCGCTGAGCGCGGCCATACAGCAGGTTTTTGGCGTTACGGTCGGCCCCGACCAGCTCGTGATTCAGCCCACCCGCAAGGAATTTGCGGGTTCGTTTACGCTCGTTACGTTTTCCCTGACCAAAGCCCTGGGCAAAGGTCCCGAGCAGATTGGGCAGGGGCTGGGCGAGTGGCTAACCGCTAACGAGCCCCGTATCAGCGGCTTCAACGTGGTCAAGGGTTTCCTGAACCTGGAAGTGGCCGACCAGCAGTGGCTGAGTTTGTTCCAGGGCCTGGTGCAGCAGCCCGACGGCACGCCCGTGCCCACCGGCGGCCCCCAGAACGTGGTGGTGGAGTATTCCTCGCCCAACACCAACAAGCCCCTGCACCTGGGCCATTTGCGCAACAACTTCCTGGGCTACTCCGTGGCCGAGATTCTGAAAGCCACCGGCGCCACCGTCTCGAAGGTGAATCTGGTCAATGACCGGGGTATTCACATTTGCAAGTCGATGCTGGGCTACCAGCGGTTTGGCCACGCCGAAACGCCCCAGAGCGACGGTATCAAGGGCGACCATCTGGTGGGCAAGTACTACGTGCTCTTCGAGAAGCACTACCGCGAGCAGGTGCAGCAGCTGGTGGCCGAAGGCGTGGCCGAAGACAAAGCCAAGGCTTCGGCCCCGCTGATGCTCGAAGCCCGCGACATGCTGCAGAAGTGGGAAGCCGGCGACGAAGAAGTCGTCAGCCTGTGGCGGCAGATGAACGGCTGGGTCTACGAAGGCCACAACGCCACTTACGCCGCCATCGGCGTCGATTTCGACAAGTTTTACTACGAGTCGGGCACCTACCTGCTGGGCAAGGAGCGGGTGCAGGAAGGCCTGGACCGGGGCCTGTTCTACCGCAAGGAAGACGGCTCGACCTGGGTGGATTTGGCCGCCGAAGGCCTCGATCAGAAGATTCTGCTCCGCTCGGACGGCACCAGCGTGTATTTGACCCAGGATTTGGGCACGGCCGAACTGAAGTACGCCGACTTCCACTACGACTCGAGCATCTACGTCATTGCCGACGAGCAGAACTACCACATGCAGGTGCTGCAGGCCACGCTCCAGAAGCTGGAAAAGCCCTACGCCGCCGCCATTCACCACCTGAGCTACGGCATGGTCGATTTGCCCACGGGCAAGATGAAAACCCGGGAAGGAACCGTAGTGGACGCCGACGAGCTGGTGCGCGAAGTGGTGGAAGCGGCCCAAGCGGCTACCCTGGAAAAAGGCAAAATCGAAGGTCTGACCGACGACGAGCAGGCCCAGCTCTTCCACACCCTGGGCTTGGGCGCTTTGAAGTACTACCTGCTCAAAGTCGACCCCAAGAAGCGGATGCTGTTCAACCCCGAGGAATCGGTGAGCCTGGAAGGGCACACGGGGCCGTTCATTCAGTACTCCCACGCCCGGATTGCCCAGCTCCGTCGCAAGGCCGAGCAACTGGGTGTCACCGTCGGCACTGATTTCTCCAGCCTGGGCGACTTGCAGAAGTCGGAGCGGGAAATGATTGAAGAGCTGGCCCGCTACGCCACCGTGGTAACCGAGGCGGCCCGCACCTTCTCGCCGGCCATTGTGGCCCAGTACGCCTACGATTTGGCCAAGGCCTACAACCGGTTTTACGCCGAAGTGCAGGTGCTGCAGGAGCCCGATGAGGCCAAGCGGGCTTTCCGCGTGGCGCTGTCGGTGCAAACGGGCCGGGCCATCAAGGCTAGCATGAAGCTGCTCGGCATCGAGGTGCCGGAGCGGATGTAA
- a CDS encoding TerC family protein yields the protein MENSLPFWVGFNAFVLLLLLLDLLVFNRKAHVVRMREALGWSAFWIVLSLAFNYVVYRTIGQQAGLEFLTGYLIEKSLSVDNLFVFLLIFTYFKVPQQYQHRILFWGVIGALVLRAVFILAGAALLAKFHFLLYVLGAFLVYTGIRMALNAGGPDINPDDNPVVKFLSRHLPITSKLEGGKFFVRKERLLFATPLFVVLVMVETTDVVFAADSIPAILAISRNTFIVYTSNVFALLGLRALYFALAGLMQLFHYLHYGLALILVFIGGKLLIADFYELPMSISLGVVGLLLLGSVVLSLLFPKKDGPVIPSGP from the coding sequence ATGGAAAACTCCCTCCCCTTCTGGGTTGGCTTCAACGCCTTCGTGCTCCTGCTGCTCCTGCTCGACCTGCTGGTGTTCAACCGCAAGGCCCACGTAGTCCGCATGCGGGAGGCCCTGGGCTGGAGTGCGTTCTGGATTGTCCTGTCCCTGGCCTTCAACTACGTGGTGTACCGCACCATAGGCCAGCAGGCCGGCCTGGAGTTTCTGACCGGCTACCTGATTGAGAAGTCCCTGAGCGTCGACAACTTGTTCGTGTTTCTGCTCATCTTCACCTACTTCAAGGTGCCGCAGCAGTACCAGCACCGCATCCTGTTCTGGGGCGTTATCGGGGCGCTGGTGCTGCGGGCGGTTTTTATCCTGGCGGGGGCCGCGCTGCTGGCCAAGTTTCACTTCCTGCTGTACGTGCTGGGCGCCTTTCTGGTGTACACCGGCATCCGCATGGCCCTGAACGCCGGCGGCCCCGACATCAACCCCGACGACAACCCGGTGGTCAAGTTTCTGAGCCGCCACCTGCCCATTACCAGCAAGCTGGAAGGTGGCAAATTCTTCGTGCGCAAGGAGCGGCTGCTGTTTGCTACGCCCCTGTTCGTGGTGCTGGTTATGGTCGAAACCACCGACGTAGTTTTCGCCGCCGACTCCATCCCGGCCATTCTGGCCATTTCGCGCAACACGTTTATCGTTTATACCTCCAACGTATTTGCCCTGCTGGGTTTGCGGGCCCTGTATTTTGCCCTGGCCGGCCTGATGCAGCTGTTTCACTACCTGCACTACGGCCTGGCCCTGATTCTGGTCTTTATCGGCGGCAAGCTGCTCATTGCCGACTTTTACGAGCTGCCCATGTCGATTTCCCTGGGCGTGGTGGGGCTGCTACTGCTGGGCTCGGTGGTTTTGTCGCTGCTTTTTCCCAAAAAGGACGGACCCGTCATCCCATCCGGGCCCTGA
- a CDS encoding arginase, whose amino-acid sequence MRRIKLIEVRSELGAGTRGASLGVDALRIACLNKGSDYFRRFNAVAVPDQNHVLFDKNHFPFAKHIDSVYTVQKAIANTVEQTLRFGEFPVVLAGDHSNAAATIAGIKAANPYKTLGVVWIDAHADIHSPYTTPSGNIHGMPLAMALNEDNRECQRNELDPETEFFWRRLQNLGEAGPKLSPEHLVYVVVRDTEHEEDAVIDRLGIKNFKLPEFKAKGARQVAREIYERLRFCDLVYISFDVDSLDSRFSKGTGTPVVDGLNVEEAVSLCRALLDNDRVVCFEMVEINPTLDNENTMAKNAFDILEASTDAILERLKMEDVTSR is encoded by the coding sequence ATGCGCCGCATCAAGCTCATCGAAGTCCGCTCCGAACTCGGGGCCGGTACTCGTGGGGCCAGTCTGGGGGTTGATGCCCTTCGGATTGCCTGCCTGAACAAAGGTTCCGATTATTTCCGCCGCTTCAACGCCGTAGCCGTGCCGGATCAGAACCACGTCTTGTTCGACAAAAACCATTTCCCGTTTGCCAAGCACATCGACTCGGTGTACACCGTGCAAAAGGCCATTGCCAATACCGTGGAGCAAACGCTCCGGTTCGGCGAATTCCCGGTCGTGCTGGCCGGCGACCACAGCAACGCCGCCGCCACCATTGCCGGCATCAAGGCGGCCAATCCCTACAAGACGCTCGGCGTGGTCTGGATTGATGCCCACGCCGACATCCACTCGCCCTACACCACACCCTCGGGCAACATTCACGGCATGCCGCTGGCCATGGCCCTGAACGAGGACAACCGCGAGTGCCAGCGCAACGAGCTGGACCCGGAAACCGAGTTTTTCTGGCGCCGCCTCCAGAACCTGGGCGAGGCCGGCCCCAAGCTCAGTCCTGAGCATCTGGTGTACGTGGTGGTGCGCGACACCGAGCACGAGGAAGACGCCGTTATCGACCGGCTTGGCATCAAAAACTTCAAGCTGCCCGAATTCAAGGCCAAAGGCGCCCGGCAGGTAGCCCGCGAAATCTACGAGCGGCTGCGCTTCTGCGACCTGGTCTACATCAGCTTCGACGTGGATTCTCTCGACTCGCGCTTCAGTAAAGGCACCGGCACGCCCGTCGTGGACGGCCTCAACGTGGAGGAAGCCGTCAGCCTGTGCCGCGCCCTGCTCGACAACGACCGGGTGGTATGCTTCGAAATGGTGGAAATCAACCCCACGCTCGACAACGAGAATACCATGGCCAAAAACGCCTTTGATATTCTGGAAGCTTCCACGGACGCTATCCTGGAGCGCCTCAAGATGGAAGACGTAACCAGCCGGTAA
- a CDS encoding glutathione peroxidase: MKAALILLLGALGACGVSSNTTTSSPATTSPMTSPASETAARGSVYDFTVQTIDGKNVPLSQFQGKKLLIVNVASECGYTPQYKELEELYKKHGDRVAVLGFPANNFGGQEPGSNEQIATFCEKNYGVTFPMFAKISVKGDDTAPLYQFLADKTRNGAISDAPDWNFCKYLIDEQGHVVGFYPSKVKPMSDELVAAILQ, translated from the coding sequence ATGAAAGCTGCCCTGATTCTGCTGCTCGGTGCCCTGGGCGCCTGCGGCGTATCCTCGAATACTACTACTTCTTCCCCCGCTACTACCAGCCCCATGACCAGCCCCGCTTCTGAAACCGCTGCCCGCGGCTCCGTGTACGACTTCACGGTCCAAACTATTGATGGCAAGAATGTGCCGCTCAGTCAGTTCCAGGGCAAAAAGCTGCTCATCGTGAACGTGGCCTCGGAGTGCGGCTACACCCCCCAGTACAAGGAGCTGGAGGAGCTCTACAAAAAGCACGGCGACCGGGTGGCGGTGCTGGGCTTTCCGGCCAACAACTTCGGGGGGCAGGAACCGGGCTCCAACGAGCAGATTGCCACTTTCTGCGAGAAAAACTACGGGGTGACCTTCCCCATGTTTGCCAAAATATCGGTGAAGGGCGACGACACGGCCCCGCTCTACCAGTTTCTGGCCGACAAAACCCGGAACGGCGCCATCAGTGATGCCCCCGACTGGAACTTCTGCAAGTACCTCATCGACGAGCAGGGCCACGTGGTGGGCTTCTACCCCTCGAAGGTGAAGCCCATGAGCGACGAGCTGGTAGCCGCTATTCTGCAGTAA
- a CDS encoding D-glycero-alpha-D-manno-heptose-1,7-bisphosphate 7-phosphatase: protein MNAAATAPPAREKAVFLDRDGVLNHEIGHYVWQLDEFVIAAGVPESLARLKAAGYRLIVVTNQAGIAKGLYTAREVQACHQKLQQACDNAIDALYFASGHPSISESLMRKPDSLMLEKAMARFRLDPAQSWIVGDRLRDLQAGAKVGVRGILVGEGEEARPALYAADLRGATEIILGA from the coding sequence ATGAATGCAGCAGCAACCGCGCCACCGGCCCGCGAAAAAGCCGTGTTCCTGGACCGGGACGGCGTTTTAAACCACGAAATTGGCCACTACGTGTGGCAGCTCGACGAGTTCGTTATTGCGGCCGGCGTGCCCGAAAGCCTGGCCCGCCTCAAAGCCGCCGGCTACCGCCTGATTGTGGTAACCAACCAGGCTGGCATTGCCAAGGGCCTGTATACGGCCCGGGAAGTGCAAGCCTGCCACCAAAAGCTGCAGCAGGCCTGCGATAATGCCATTGACGCCCTCTACTTCGCCAGCGGCCACCCCAGCATCAGCGAGTCGCTGATGCGCAAGCCCGACTCGCTGATGCTGGAAAAAGCCATGGCCCGCTTCCGTCTCGACCCGGCCCAGAGCTGGATTGTCGGCGACCGGCTCCGCGACCTGCAGGCCGGCGCCAAAGTCGGCGTGCGGGGCATTCTGGTGGGCGAAGGCGAAGAAGCCCGCCCCGCACTCTACGCTGCCGATTTGCGGGGCGCCACCGAGATTATTCTGGGCGCTTAG